A region from the Micrococcus cohnii genome encodes:
- a CDS encoding sensor histidine kinase gives MTTTETSPGTGLRSRWRRTPVRVRLTFLLALVTVGALVLSGITAYLLNRAAMYERIDEALNRTVTEIQMLAEDGVVPETGQPISSANELIRVAMLRTLPVENEGILGLEDGRATLGANSAVKLRLEDDPQLVAWAAEQTGGRAVRLETTQTDTTEYRAAIVPVGGPEQEDRGALLVAFDLDAERAELNRNFAGYFVAAALSVLIALLLGWFVLRRAFEPLETLGSTVRGISEADLDDRVHVRGEDDVAALGHHVNAMLDRLQDSFASQRQLIDDVGHELRTPITIVQGNLEVMDADDPRDVRESTDVCFDELARMRRLVDDLVLLAKSARPDFVQPELVDVEDLTHTVFGKAAQLGERDWGLDAVARTTASLDAQRITQAWLQLASNAVRYSEPGTAVHLGSSVVESSLRLWVRDEGVGVAPEDRERIFERFSRGSTVCRTDGSGLGLTIVAAIAEAHGGTVDLQSVPGMGSLFSVTVPLHRTPPLPTDDEED, from the coding sequence ATGACGACGACTGAGACCTCTCCGGGCACGGGGCTGCGCAGCCGGTGGCGGCGCACCCCCGTGCGCGTGCGCCTGACGTTCCTGCTCGCGCTCGTGACGGTCGGCGCCCTCGTGCTCTCCGGGATCACGGCGTACCTGCTGAACCGCGCGGCGATGTACGAGCGGATCGACGAGGCCCTGAACCGCACCGTCACGGAGATCCAGATGCTCGCCGAGGACGGAGTCGTCCCAGAGACCGGGCAGCCGATCTCCTCGGCGAACGAGCTGATCCGCGTCGCCATGCTCCGCACCCTTCCCGTCGAGAACGAGGGCATCCTCGGGCTTGAGGACGGGCGTGCCACTCTCGGGGCCAACAGCGCCGTGAAGCTGCGGCTCGAGGACGACCCCCAGCTGGTTGCCTGGGCCGCCGAACAGACCGGCGGCCGCGCCGTCCGGCTTGAGACGACCCAGACCGACACCACCGAGTACCGAGCGGCCATCGTGCCGGTGGGCGGCCCCGAGCAGGAGGACCGCGGTGCCCTGCTCGTGGCTTTCGACCTCGATGCGGAGCGGGCCGAGCTGAACCGGAACTTCGCCGGCTACTTCGTGGCCGCGGCCCTGTCCGTGCTGATCGCGCTGCTGCTGGGCTGGTTCGTGCTGCGCCGGGCGTTCGAGCCTCTCGAGACCCTCGGCAGCACGGTCCGCGGCATCTCCGAGGCCGACCTCGACGACCGCGTGCACGTGCGCGGTGAGGACGACGTCGCCGCGCTCGGCCACCACGTCAACGCGATGCTGGACCGGTTGCAGGACTCCTTCGCCTCGCAGCGTCAGCTCATCGACGACGTCGGGCACGAACTGCGCACGCCCATCACGATCGTCCAGGGCAACCTCGAGGTCATGGACGCCGACGACCCTCGGGACGTGCGCGAGTCGACCGACGTGTGCTTCGACGAGCTGGCGCGGATGCGTCGCCTGGTCGACGACCTGGTCCTGCTGGCCAAGTCCGCTCGCCCGGACTTCGTGCAGCCCGAACTCGTCGACGTCGAGGACCTCACGCACACGGTGTTCGGCAAGGCGGCGCAGCTCGGCGAGCGCGACTGGGGGCTGGACGCCGTCGCCCGCACGACGGCCTCCCTGGACGCTCAGCGGATCACGCAGGCCTGGCTGCAGCTGGCCTCCAATGCGGTCCGCTACTCCGAGCCCGGCACGGCCGTGCACCTGGGCTCGTCGGTGGTGGAGAGCTCGCTGCGGCTCTGGGTGCGTGACGAGGGCGTCGGTGTGGCGCCCGAGGACCGGGAACGGATCTTCGAGCGTTTCAGCCGCGGCTCCACCGTCTGCCGGACCGACGGGTCCGGGCTCGGGCTCACGATCGTCGCGGCGATCGCCGAGGCCCACGGCGGGACGGTCGACCTGCAGTCGGTGCCCGGCATGGGCTCGCTGTTCTCCGTGACCGTGCCTCTGCACCGCACACCGCCGCTGCCGACCGACGACGAGGAGGACTGA
- a CDS encoding response regulator transcription factor, which translates to MTPILMIEDEPRIQRFVSKGLSAEGFSVTCASTGAEGLGLALTGAFELIILDLGLPDVDGFELLTRLRRQDPTVPVIILTARSSAQDTVEGLTSGADDYMSKPFRFAELLARVRLRLRASAPAAPEESVPDPVLRHADLELDPLAHRVRVAGRAVELSAREFSLAEEFLRHPGQALSREQLLDAVWGYDFDPGSNVVDVYVRYLRQKIGPGRIATVRGVGYRLVAPEDYTDAQG; encoded by the coding sequence ATGACCCCCATCCTGATGATCGAGGACGAACCGCGGATCCAGCGATTCGTCTCCAAGGGGCTCTCCGCGGAGGGCTTCTCCGTCACGTGCGCGTCGACCGGTGCCGAAGGTCTCGGGCTGGCCCTGACCGGAGCGTTCGAGCTGATCATCCTCGATCTGGGCCTGCCGGACGTCGACGGCTTCGAACTGCTGACCCGGCTGCGTCGGCAAGACCCGACCGTGCCGGTCATCATCCTCACCGCACGGTCCTCCGCCCAGGACACGGTGGAGGGGCTCACCTCCGGCGCCGACGACTACATGTCCAAGCCGTTCCGCTTCGCCGAGCTGCTCGCGCGGGTGCGGTTGCGGCTGCGTGCTTCCGCCCCCGCCGCACCCGAGGAGTCCGTCCCGGACCCGGTGCTGCGGCACGCCGACCTGGAACTGGACCCGCTCGCGCACCGCGTGCGGGTCGCGGGCCGGGCCGTGGAGCTCTCCGCCCGGGAGTTCTCCCTGGCCGAGGAGTTCCTGCGCCACCCCGGGCAGGCGCTCAGCCGCGAGCAGCTGCTCGACGCGGTGTGGGGCTACGACTTCGACCCCGGCTCCAACGTGGTCGACGTCTACGTGCGGTATCTGCGCCAGAAGATCGGCCCCGGCCGAATCGCGACGGTCCGTGGCGTCGGGTACCGGCTCGTCGCCCCCGAGGACTACACGGACGCACAGGGCTGA
- a CDS encoding GNAT family N-acetyltransferase, whose amino-acid sequence MSALGPASSLHSPWPAVLRHDVLTVRPLRFRDRAAWQEQRASNADWLTPWDATSPHPGSGPRTFAQMVRWQRRAARQGSGYTWGITLDTDAPGRDRLVGLVSLGGIQYGSVLSGAIGYWIDRRVAGRGLTPVAVALVCDWAFVMAGLHRLEINVRPENTASIRVPEKLGFRREGLRERYLHVAGDWCDHLAYALTVEESGDGVLARLLATTPGRGPTSPRPPA is encoded by the coding sequence ATGTCCGCGCTCGGTCCTGCCTCCTCCCTGCATTCGCCGTGGCCGGCCGTGCTGCGGCACGACGTGCTCACGGTCCGGCCGCTGCGGTTCCGGGATCGGGCCGCGTGGCAGGAGCAGCGCGCGAGCAACGCGGACTGGCTGACGCCGTGGGACGCGACCAGCCCGCACCCGGGCAGCGGTCCGCGGACCTTCGCCCAAATGGTGCGCTGGCAGCGGCGGGCGGCCCGGCAGGGGAGCGGGTACACGTGGGGCATCACCCTCGACACGGATGCGCCCGGACGCGACCGCCTCGTCGGGCTGGTGAGCCTGGGCGGGATCCAGTACGGGTCCGTGCTCTCGGGTGCGATCGGCTACTGGATCGACCGCCGCGTCGCCGGACGAGGACTCACCCCGGTCGCGGTGGCGCTCGTCTGCGACTGGGCGTTCGTGATGGCCGGGCTGCACCGCCTCGAGATCAACGTGCGGCCGGAGAACACCGCGAGCATCCGGGTGCCGGAGAAGCTCGGCTTCCGCCGTGAGGGACTGCGTGAGCGCTACCTGCACGTCGCCGGCGACTGGTGCGACCACCTCGCCTATGCACTCACGGTCGAGGAGAGCGGCGACGGGGTGCTCGCCCGTCTGCTCGCCACGACGCCGGGGCGGGGACCGACATCGCCCCGGCCGCCCGCCTGA
- a CDS encoding 5-formyltetrahydrofolate cyclo-ligase: MNVPSPSSPHPARPSADRPAADIAAAKQAERTRLRAARRAIRPEERERQSRAAVEHLWAWLGPRVRARVAAGDAPAVGTVLSMPSEPDTAGLRRRLIDTGADVFVPVIEPERRLSWVRWRPDAATRRARLAPVEEPIGPRHGLDALADAAALVMPGLAVTDDGARLGQGGGYYDRVLAALPPSVPTVAVLFEDELLPAGSLPLEPTDRPVDAVATAAGLHMCRRPLPGSR; this comes from the coding sequence GTGAACGTCCCCTCCCCGTCCTCCCCGCATCCGGCCCGGCCGAGCGCCGACCGCCCCGCCGCCGACATCGCCGCCGCGAAGCAGGCCGAGCGGACGCGCCTGCGCGCCGCTCGTCGGGCGATCCGCCCCGAGGAGCGCGAGCGGCAGTCCAGGGCCGCGGTCGAGCACCTCTGGGCCTGGCTCGGACCCCGGGTGCGGGCACGGGTCGCCGCCGGTGACGCACCGGCGGTCGGCACCGTCCTGTCCATGCCGAGCGAGCCGGACACCGCCGGGCTGCGCAGACGGCTGATCGACACGGGCGCCGACGTGTTCGTCCCCGTGATCGAGCCGGAGCGACGCCTGAGCTGGGTGCGCTGGCGGCCCGATGCGGCCACGCGACGGGCACGCCTGGCCCCGGTCGAGGAGCCGATCGGACCCCGCCACGGCCTCGACGCTCTCGCCGACGCCGCGGCCCTGGTGATGCCCGGACTCGCCGTCACCGACGACGGGGCCCGTCTCGGCCAGGGCGGAGGCTACTACGACAGGGTGCTGGCCGCGCTGCCGCCGAGCGTGCCGACCGTCGCCGTGCTCTTCGAGGACGAGCTGCTGCCGGCCGGCTCGCTGCCGCTCGAGCCGACGGACCGACCCGTCGACGCCGTCGCGACCGCCGCCGGGCTCCACATGTGCAGACGCCCTCTGCCCGGCAGCCGCTAA
- a CDS encoding FmdB family zinc ribbon protein: protein MPTYAYRCKDCTHAFDVVQSFTDDSLTRCPECGGTLRKQFGSVGVTFKGSGFYRTDSRSNSSGSSGSGASGAGSSDGGTSSSSGSSSSDSGSTGSGSTGSSD, encoded by the coding sequence ATGCCCACCTACGCCTACCGCTGCAAGGACTGCACCCACGCGTTCGACGTCGTCCAGTCCTTCACCGACGACTCGCTCACGCGCTGCCCCGAGTGCGGCGGCACGCTGCGCAAACAGTTCGGCAGCGTGGGCGTCACCTTCAAGGGCTCCGGCTTCTACCGCACGGACTCGCGTTCGAATTCCTCCGGCTCTTCCGGCTCAGGCGCCTCCGGTGCGGGATCTTCCGACGGCGGCACCTCGTCCTCCTCCGGCTCGAGCTCCTCCGACTCGGGGTCCACTGGCTCGGGGTCCACCGGCTCCTCGGACTGA
- the guaA gene encoding glutamine-hydrolyzing GMP synthase — protein MTDNAPREDHSANSHDTALAEVMPTVLVLDFGAQYAQLIARRVREANVYSEVVPASTPAAEILERRPAALILSGGPSSVYEDGAPRLDPALLEAGVPVLGLCYGFQSIAHALGGVVAKTGTREYGSTTLESLVSDSVLFDGQDDDQVVWMSHGDAVTGAPEGFTVTATSSGAPVAAFEDRERRIFGVQWHPEVGHSTRGQEVLANFLHKGAGLGSDWTAANVIDEQVELIREQIGDARAICGLSGGVDSAVAAALVQRAIGDRLTCVYVDHGLMRQDESAQIEKAFGESTGGARLVMVDAREDFLNALAGVTDPEAKRKIIGERFIRTFEKAQADIIAESADDPNAPEVRFLVQGTLYPDVVESGGGDGTANIKSHHNVGGLPDDIEFELCEPLRALFKDEVRAVGSELGLPDEIVWRQPFPGPGLGIRIIGEVTAERLDLLRRADAIVRAEMTAAGLDRQIWQCPVVLLADVRSVGVQGDGRTYGHPVVLRPVTSEDAMTADWARLSSDLLARISNRITNEVDGVNRVVLDVTSKPPGTIEWE, from the coding sequence GTGACTGACAACGCCCCCCGCGAGGACCACTCCGCGAACTCCCACGACACCGCGCTCGCCGAGGTCATGCCCACCGTGCTGGTGCTGGACTTCGGCGCGCAGTACGCCCAGCTGATCGCGCGCCGCGTGCGCGAGGCGAACGTCTACTCCGAGGTGGTGCCGGCCTCCACGCCGGCCGCCGAGATCCTGGAGCGTCGCCCTGCCGCGCTGATCCTCTCCGGCGGCCCGTCGTCCGTGTACGAGGACGGCGCGCCCCGCCTGGACCCCGCCCTGCTCGAAGCCGGTGTGCCCGTGCTGGGTCTCTGCTACGGATTCCAGTCGATCGCGCACGCCCTCGGCGGCGTGGTGGCCAAGACCGGCACGCGCGAGTACGGCTCGACGACGCTCGAGTCCCTCGTCTCCGACTCCGTGCTGTTCGACGGGCAGGACGACGACCAGGTGGTCTGGATGTCCCACGGCGACGCGGTCACCGGCGCCCCGGAGGGCTTCACCGTCACCGCGACCAGCTCGGGCGCGCCCGTCGCCGCCTTCGAGGACCGTGAACGGCGCATTTTCGGCGTGCAGTGGCACCCCGAGGTCGGCCACTCCACCCGCGGCCAGGAGGTGCTGGCCAACTTCCTGCACAAGGGGGCGGGCCTGGGCTCGGACTGGACCGCCGCGAACGTCATCGACGAACAGGTCGAGCTGATCCGTGAGCAGATCGGCGACGCCCGCGCGATCTGCGGCCTCTCCGGCGGTGTGGACTCCGCCGTCGCCGCGGCGCTCGTGCAGCGTGCGATCGGCGACCGGCTCACCTGCGTGTACGTCGACCACGGACTGATGCGCCAGGACGAATCGGCTCAGATCGAGAAGGCCTTCGGCGAGTCCACCGGCGGGGCCCGTCTCGTCATGGTCGACGCGCGCGAGGACTTCCTGAACGCGCTGGCCGGCGTCACCGATCCGGAGGCCAAGCGCAAGATCATCGGCGAGCGGTTCATTCGCACCTTCGAGAAGGCGCAGGCAGACATCATCGCCGAGTCCGCCGACGACCCGAACGCCCCCGAAGTGCGCTTCCTCGTGCAGGGCACCCTGTACCCGGACGTCGTCGAGTCCGGCGGCGGAGACGGCACCGCGAACATCAAGTCCCATCACAATGTGGGCGGCCTGCCCGACGACATCGAGTTCGAGCTCTGTGAGCCGCTGCGCGCCCTGTTTAAGGACGAGGTCCGTGCCGTCGGCTCCGAGCTGGGTCTGCCCGACGAGATCGTCTGGCGCCAGCCGTTCCCGGGCCCCGGCCTGGGCATCCGCATCATCGGTGAGGTCACGGCCGAGCGCCTGGACCTGCTGCGCCGCGCCGACGCGATCGTGCGCGCCGAGATGACCGCCGCGGGCCTGGACCGTCAGATCTGGCAGTGCCCGGTGGTGCTGCTGGCCGATGTGCGCTCGGTCGGTGTGCAGGGCGACGGCCGCACCTACGGTCACCCGGTGGTGCTGCGCCCCGTGACCTCCGAGGACGCCATGACCGCGGACTGGGCGCGGCTGTCCTCGGACCTGCTGGCCCGCATCTCGAACCGCATCACCAACGAGGTCGACGGGGTCAACCGCGTCGTGCTCGACGTGACGAGCAAGCCCCCGGGAACCATCGAGTGGGAGTGA
- a CDS encoding DUF3817 domain-containing protein, with protein MQNTEPVDPDALPDPEDITEDDLPPAPPRPGRSRRRFGGTESQIRSAKRFFTVCAYITGVMLLLLVAEMVFKYGMGTELFAGGTTAEGEPNTLSLQPEKSVVGGVNLSIAVLIAHGWMYVVYLLAGFRLWTLMRWDAVKLFVMAGGGVVPFLSFVVEKRLGRQVEKELAEHPEAARRY; from the coding sequence ATGCAGAACACAGAGCCGGTCGACCCCGACGCACTGCCCGACCCGGAGGACATCACGGAGGACGACCTGCCGCCGGCGCCGCCGCGTCCGGGCCGCAGCCGGCGCCGCTTCGGTGGGACCGAGTCTCAGATCCGCTCGGCCAAGCGGTTCTTCACGGTGTGTGCTTACATCACCGGCGTCATGCTGCTGCTGCTGGTGGCCGAGATGGTGTTCAAGTACGGCATGGGCACGGAGCTGTTCGCCGGCGGCACCACCGCCGAGGGGGAGCCCAACACCCTCTCTCTTCAGCCGGAGAAGTCCGTCGTCGGGGGAGTGAACCTCTCGATCGCGGTGCTGATCGCCCACGGCTGGATGTACGTGGTCTACCTGCTGGCCGGCTTCCGCCTCTGGACCCTGATGCGCTGGGACGCGGTGAAGCTGTTCGTCATGGCCGGCGGCGGCGTCGTGCCGTTCCTGTCCTTCGTGGTGGAGAAGCGGCTCGGGCGCCAGGTGGAGAAGGAGCTCGCCGAGCACCCCGAGGCCGCGCGTCGTTACTGA
- a CDS encoding SURF1 family cytochrome oxidase biogenesis protein — MLKTALKPFWLAMLALALVASGVFVWLSKWQFESAETVAPPPRTQTENAVELTEHVRPFEPLLGTQVDQIVSARGEFLPGTDVLVGPRLDEGEKGYWTVTAFAPADAPDGEIVPVVRGFAEDPSVSEPAPEGEVTVTGRILPPEGPQPRTRDEGADRAPQRLHYASLAPSQLTNVWDRPSYASFVAAFSVVDGAGEDVSVRAEPGGLEPVWVPPQPQETSIVWMNVFYGIEWIIFAGFALFLWWRFLRDDHQRELREAELDAQWEAQWRAEELARRREAAARAKEQARAAAEAHRRRAGDD, encoded by the coding sequence GTGCTCAAAACCGCTCTCAAACCCTTCTGGCTGGCCATGCTGGCGTTGGCCCTCGTGGCCTCCGGCGTGTTCGTCTGGTTGTCGAAGTGGCAGTTCGAGTCCGCCGAGACCGTGGCCCCGCCGCCTCGGACGCAGACGGAGAACGCCGTGGAACTCACCGAACACGTGCGCCCGTTCGAGCCACTGCTGGGGACGCAGGTCGACCAGATCGTCTCGGCCCGCGGCGAGTTCCTTCCGGGCACGGACGTGCTCGTGGGCCCTCGCCTCGACGAGGGAGAGAAGGGTTACTGGACGGTGACGGCGTTCGCGCCGGCTGACGCTCCCGACGGTGAGATCGTGCCCGTGGTGCGCGGTTTCGCCGAGGACCCGTCCGTGAGCGAGCCGGCCCCCGAGGGCGAGGTGACCGTCACCGGTCGCATCCTGCCGCCGGAGGGTCCGCAGCCGCGGACCCGGGACGAGGGTGCGGACCGCGCGCCGCAGCGGCTGCACTACGCCTCGCTCGCCCCGAGCCAGCTGACCAATGTGTGGGACCGGCCCAGCTACGCCTCGTTCGTCGCCGCGTTCTCCGTGGTGGACGGCGCGGGCGAGGACGTGTCCGTCCGGGCGGAACCGGGCGGGCTCGAGCCGGTGTGGGTGCCGCCGCAGCCGCAGGAGACGTCCATCGTCTGGATGAACGTGTTCTACGGGATCGAGTGGATCATCTTCGCCGGGTTCGCGCTGTTCCTGTGGTGGCGGTTCCTGCGCGACGACCACCAGCGCGAGCTGCGTGAGGCCGAGCTCGACGCCCAGTGGGAGGCGCAGTGGCGGGCCGAGGAGCTCGCGCGGCGCCGGGAGGCCGCCGCCCGCGCCAAGGAGCAGGCCCGCGCCGCCGCCGAGGCGCACCGTCGCCGCGCCGGCGACGACTGA
- a CDS encoding GuaB3 family IMP dehydrogenase-related protein, with protein MTNQIEIGRGKRGRMAYALDDVSVVPARRTRDPRDVSLQWQIDAFRFDMPVIGAPMDSVMSPATAIALGRLGGLGVLNLEGLWTRHEDPEPLLAEVAAMPDEPGSPAVTRRLQEIYSAPVQAELITRRLAEIREAGVTVAGSLTPQHTVEFYRTVLDAGVDLFVIRGTTVSAEHVSETQEPLDLKQFIYELDVPVIVGGAAGYTPALHLMRTGAAGVLVGFGGGASTTTRRSLGIRVPMATAIADIAEARRDYMDESGGRYVHVIADGGVGTSGDLVKALAMGADAVMLGAALARAEEAPGGGWHWGAEAAHHDLPRGHRTRVGQVAPLEELLWGPGHHTDGTSNLLGALKRAVSTSGYTELKDFQKVEVIVNPVSRS; from the coding sequence GTGACGAATCAGATCGAGATCGGACGTGGCAAGCGCGGACGCATGGCGTACGCCCTGGATGACGTGTCGGTGGTCCCCGCCCGCCGCACGCGCGACCCGCGGGACGTGAGCCTGCAGTGGCAGATCGACGCGTTCCGCTTCGACATGCCGGTGATCGGCGCGCCGATGGACTCCGTGATGAGCCCGGCCACCGCGATCGCCCTGGGCCGTCTGGGCGGTCTGGGCGTGCTCAATCTCGAAGGGCTGTGGACCCGTCACGAGGACCCGGAACCGCTGCTGGCCGAGGTCGCCGCCATGCCCGACGAACCGGGTAGCCCCGCCGTCACCCGCCGCCTGCAGGAGATCTACTCCGCGCCGGTGCAGGCCGAACTGATCACCCGTCGCCTGGCTGAGATCCGTGAGGCGGGCGTGACGGTCGCCGGCTCGCTGACCCCGCAGCACACCGTCGAGTTCTACCGCACCGTGCTCGATGCGGGGGTGGACCTGTTCGTCATCCGCGGCACCACCGTCTCCGCCGAGCACGTCTCCGAGACGCAGGAGCCGCTGGACCTGAAGCAGTTCATCTACGAGCTCGACGTGCCCGTGATCGTCGGCGGGGCGGCCGGCTACACCCCGGCTCTGCACCTGATGCGCACCGGCGCGGCCGGCGTGCTCGTCGGCTTCGGCGGCGGCGCCTCCACGACGACGCGCCGTTCGCTGGGCATTCGCGTGCCCATGGCGACGGCGATCGCGGACATCGCCGAAGCCCGGCGCGACTACATGGACGAGTCCGGTGGCCGCTACGTGCATGTGATCGCCGACGGCGGCGTCGGCACCTCGGGCGATCTGGTGAAGGCGCTGGCCATGGGGGCGGACGCGGTCATGCTCGGCGCGGCCCTCGCTCGTGCCGAGGAGGCGCCCGGCGGCGGCTGGCACTGGGGTGCGGAGGCCGCCCACCACGATCTGCCGCGCGGCCACCGCACCCGCGTGGGGCAGGTGGCCCCGCTCGAGGAGCTGCTGTGGGGCCCGGGGCACCACACCGACGGCACCTCGAACCTGCTGGGCGCCCTCAAACGCGCCGTGTCCACCTCGGGATACACCGAGCTCAAGGACTTCCAGAAGGTCGAGGTCATCGTCAACCCCGTCTCCCGGAGCTGA
- the guaB gene encoding IMP dehydrogenase, which yields MSNTSHGPSADPVATAADPFGFHGLTYDDVLLLPNATDVIPAEADTSTQLTSRIRLNIPVISAAMDTVTEAPLAIAIARQGGMGIIHRNLSIQDQTEQVDTVKRSESGMIIDPVTVGPDATLEELDELCAQYRVSGLPVVEADNTLIGIITNRDIRFIDHDEFATRTVRSAMTPMPLITGRVGISREETIALFSKHRIEKLPLVDDEGRLTGLITVKDFDKAEKYPDAAKDDDGRLRVGGAVGFFGDGWERAMALVEAGVDALVVDTANGHTHGVLDMIARLKKEKAAAHVDVIGGQAATYAGAKAIVDAGADAVKVGVGPGSICTTRVVAGVGMPQITAIYEAAKAAREAGVPVIADGGLQHSGDIGKALVAGADSVMLGSLLAGTAESPGELVFYQGKQFKAYRGMGSLGAMQTRNGKRSFSKDRYFQADVPSEDKLIPEGIEGQVPYRGPVASVLHQLVGGLRQTMFYTGAGDVAQLKEKGRFVRVTPAGLKESHPHDIMMTVEAPNYRSR from the coding sequence ATGAGCAACACCTCCCACGGCCCCTCCGCGGATCCGGTGGCCACCGCCGCGGACCCGTTCGGCTTCCACGGCCTGACCTACGACGACGTCCTGCTGCTGCCCAATGCCACGGACGTGATCCCGGCCGAGGCGGACACCTCGACGCAGCTGACCTCGCGCATCCGCCTGAACATCCCGGTCATCTCCGCGGCGATGGACACCGTGACGGAGGCTCCGCTGGCGATCGCGATCGCCCGCCAGGGCGGAATGGGCATCATCCACCGCAATCTCTCGATCCAGGACCAGACCGAGCAGGTGGACACCGTCAAGCGCTCCGAGTCGGGCATGATCATCGACCCGGTGACCGTCGGTCCGGACGCGACGCTCGAGGAGCTGGACGAGCTGTGCGCCCAGTATCGGGTCTCGGGCCTGCCCGTCGTTGAGGCGGACAACACGCTGATCGGCATCATCACCAACCGTGACATCCGCTTCATCGACCATGACGAGTTCGCCACGCGCACCGTGCGTTCGGCGATGACCCCGATGCCGCTGATCACCGGCCGCGTCGGCATCTCCCGCGAGGAGACGATCGCCCTGTTCTCGAAGCACCGCATCGAGAAGCTGCCGCTGGTCGACGACGAGGGTCGGCTGACCGGTCTGATCACCGTGAAGGACTTCGACAAGGCCGAGAAGTACCCGGACGCCGCGAAGGACGACGACGGCCGCCTGCGCGTCGGCGGGGCGGTCGGCTTCTTCGGCGACGGCTGGGAGCGCGCGATGGCGCTCGTGGAGGCGGGCGTCGACGCTCTCGTGGTGGACACCGCGAACGGCCACACGCACGGGGTGCTGGACATGATTGCGCGGCTGAAGAAGGAGAAGGCTGCCGCGCACGTCGACGTCATCGGTGGCCAGGCGGCCACCTATGCGGGCGCGAAGGCGATCGTCGACGCCGGAGCGGACGCCGTGAAGGTCGGCGTCGGCCCGGGGTCGATCTGCACCACGCGCGTGGTGGCGGGCGTGGGCATGCCTCAGATCACCGCGATCTACGAGGCGGCCAAGGCGGCCCGTGAAGCCGGGGTCCCTGTCATCGCCGACGGCGGCCTGCAGCACTCCGGCGACATCGGCAAGGCGTTGGTGGCCGGTGCCGACTCGGTGATGCTCGGCTCCCTGCTGGCCGGCACCGCGGAGTCGCCCGGCGAGCTGGTCTTTTACCAGGGCAAGCAGTTCAAGGCCTACCGCGGCATGGGTTCGCTCGGCGCGATGCAGACGCGCAACGGCAAGCGCTCGTTCTCCAAGGACCGCTACTTCCAGGCCGATGTGCCCAGCGAGGACAAGCTGATCCCCGAGGGCATCGAGGGCCAGGTGCCCTACCGCGGACCGGTCGCCTCGGTGCTGCACCAGCTGGTCGGCGGCCTGCGCCAGACCATGTTCTACACCGGCGCGGGCGATGTCGCGCAGCTCAAGGAGAAGGGCCGATTCGTGCGGGTTACCCCGGCCGGGCTCAAGGAGTCCCATCCGCACGACATCATGATGACCGTCGAGGCGCCGAACTACCGTTCGCGCTGA